The following proteins are encoded in a genomic region of Garra rufa chromosome 22, GarRuf1.0, whole genome shotgun sequence:
- the LOC141297412 gene encoding very long chain fatty acid elongase 6 produces the protein MNESLHAFDFERQFDHRVAFEWFQHNWGTAFALSAAYVAVIFIGRAFMKERQKLDLRTPLMLWSLSLAIFSIMGAMRTGWYLFNKVTSHGFKESVCDTEFFSAPVSKFWAFAFTLSKAPELGDTVFIVLRKQRLIFLHWYHHVTVLLYSWYSYRDRVAGGGWFMTMNYCVHALMYSYYTAKAAGVRVPRPFAMLITLLQITQMIGGLSVLGLVYRWKHDVHCISTVHNIGFGSVMYLSYLLLFSIFFYQSYLNRSGDGDDRKRVKRE, from the exons ATGAACGAATCTCTTCACGCGTTCGACTTCGAGCGTCAGTTTGACCATCGCGTCGCGTTTGAATGGTTTCAGCACAACTG GGGAACAGCGTTTGCTCTTTCGGCCGCATATGTGGCGGTTATATTTATTGGACGCGCCTTCATGAAGGAAAGGCAGAAGTTGGACCTGCGGACGCCTCTCATGCTCTGGTCATTAAGTCTGGCCATATTCAG tATAATGGGAGCGATGCGGACGGGCTGGTACTTGTTCAATAAGGTGACGTCACATGGGTTCAAGGAGTCAGTGTGTGACACAGAGTTCTTCAGCGCCCCTGTCAGCAAGTTCTGGGCCTTCGCCTTCACCCTGAGCAAAGCACCTGAACTCG GTGACACGGTCTTCATCGTCCTGCGTAAGCAGCGTCTGATCTTCCTGCACTGGTATCATCACGTCACCGTCCTGCTCTACTCCTGGTATTCGTACAGAGACCGTGTGGCCGGCGGCGGCTGGTTCATGACCATGAACTACTGCGTCCACGCGCTCATGTACAGCTACTACACGGCTAAAGCGGCCGGTGTACGCGTGCCTCGACCCTTCGCCATGCTGATCACCCTCCTGCAGATCACGCAGATGATCGGGGGCTTGAGCGTTCTGGGGCTCGTCTACCGCTGGAAACACGACGTCCACTGCATCTCCACCGTGCACAACATCGGCTTCGGCTCTGTGATGTACCTCAGCTACCTGCTGCTCTTCTCCATCTTCTTCTATCAGTCCTACCTCAACCGCTCCGGAGACGGAGACGACAGAAAGAGAGTGAAACGAGAGTGA
- the uros gene encoding uroporphyrinogen-III synthase — protein sequence MSANMKVLLLKEPRESETEADPYSKELASCGHTAALIPVLSFKFVSLDELSERLFHPERFGGLIFTSPRAVEAVKMCVESHKHKHKWDAVKDKWNEKSVYVVGKATASLVRDLGLNPLGEDTGIADTLALLILQRENQEILPLFFPCGSIKREVLPTALRKNNIPLETLTVYQTSEHPDLQKNISDYFTQQGVPASIAFFSPSGVTFCLDLVKRLSGSQLEQIKFASIGPTTADALQSHGLTVSCCAEKPTAKHLATAINRALHT from the exons ATGTCTGCAAACATGAAAGTACTACTCCTGAAAGAGCCACGAGAGAGTGAAACTGAAGCAGACCCTTATAGCAAG GAATTGGCCTCATGTGGACACACAGCTGCTTTGATTCCGGTTCTGTCCTTTAAATTTGTGTCTCTCGATGAGCTTTCAGAGCGG CTCTTTCATCCTGAGAGGTTTGGAGGTCTGATCTTCACCAGTCCCAGAGCCGTGGAGGCCGTAAAGATGTGTGTAGAGtctcacaaacacaaacaca AATGGGATGCAGTGAAAGACAAATGGAATGAAAAGTCGGTTTATGTGGTTGGGAAAGCGACAGCATCTTTAG TTAGAGATTTGGGTCTGAATCCGTTGGGTGAAGATACTGGAATCGCAGACACTCTGGCTCTTCTCATCCTACAAA GGGAAAATCAAGAGATTCTGCCACTTTTTTTCCCCTGCGGCTCCATCAAACGTGAGGTCCTGCCAACCGCGCTCAGAAAGAACA ATATTCCTCTGGAGACGCTGACCGTCTATCAGACATCTGAACATCCTGATCTGCAGAAGAACATCTCTGATTATTTCACTCAGCAG ggcGTCCCAGCAAGCATTGCGTTCTTCAGTCCATCTGGAGTGACGTTCTGTTTGGATTTGGTGAAAAGACTGTCAGGATCTCAGCTGGAGCAGATAAAG TTTGCGTCGATTGGACCGACCACAGCGGACGCGCTGCAGTCGCACGGATTGACGGTCAGCTGCTGTGCTGAGAAACCCACAGCCAAACATCTGGCCACCGCCATCAACCGCGCCCTACACacctga
- the mmp21 gene encoding matrix metallopeptidase-21 produces the protein MLVVIRLIFILRSIIFISGEKVFHSRDHSDVMNDIHQAELITDTDTAQRFLSKYGFIKAENSDESQIPEQAVSESDVSLSLDLQEGGTVSRSKDPDLQFVSALKEFQRVSGLPVTGVFDDATKAAMNKPRCGVPDQDEELESTEQELNDTADSNNTIAHNHTDAAANATDAANNTEPHLPKQRHLAALVRNRRKRDANEWTGHMAFSKSLLKWRLIGEGYSSQLSIDEQKYIFRLAFRMWSEVSPLQFVEDVKSPLEDIDIRLGFGTGRHLGCSQRFDGAGREFAHAWFLGDIHFDDDEHFTVPNMGSGISLLKVAVHEIGHVLGLPHIYRPGSIMQPSYLPQDAGFEIDWMDRKSIQSLYGVCKGRFSTVFDWIRKEQTPYGEVVVRFNTYFMRDGWYWLYENRNNRTRYGDPVAVQLGWHGLPSSGVDAYVHVWNRKTDAVYFFKGVQYWRYDSENDQVFAEDSEGHSYPRLISEGFPGVSGPVDTAYYDRRDAHIYFFKGSQVFRFDVRMNRLAPSSPQKLTEVFPAVVSGNHPVGNLDAAYFSYTHNTVFLLKGSSFWRMVSSRDRRRSVSLPPNGLMPRRDVEQQWFDICDVHSSSLRTARR, from the exons ATGCTGGTTGTGATCCGGCTGATCTTCATCCTCCGGAGCATCATCTTCATCAGCGGGGAGAAAGTCTTCCACAGCAGAGATCATTCAGATGTGATGAACGACATCCATCAGGCCGAACTCATCACCGACACCGACACCGCACAG CGGTTTCTGTCTAAGTACGGCTTCATAAAGGCCGAAAACAGTGATGAGTCTCAGATCCCAGAACAAGCCGTGAGTGAGTCGGACGTCAGTCTCTCTCTGGATCTTCAGGAAGGAGGAACCGTGTCCAGATCTAAGGATCCTGATCTCCAGTTTGTCTCGGCCTTGAAGGAGTTCCAGCGGGTGTCTGGTTTGCCCGTCACAGGTGTGTTTGATGACGCCACCAAAGCAGCCATGAATAAACCCAGATGTGGCGTCCCGGACCAGGATGAGGAACTAGAGTCTACTGAACAAGAGCTGAACGACACGGCAGATTCCAACAACACTATAGCACACAATCACACTGATGCTGCTGCCAACGCCACTGATGCAGCCAATAATACTGAGCCTCACCTGCCGAAACAGCGCCACCTAGCAGCGCTTGTGAGGAACAGGAGGAAGAGAGACGCAAACGAGTGGACGGGACACATGGCCTTCTCCAAGAGCCTCCTAAAGTGGCGTCTGATCGGAGAAGGTTACAGCAGTCAGTTGTCCATCGACGAGCAGAAGTACATCTTCAGACTGGCCTTCCGCATGTGGAGCGAAGTCTCTCCGCTGCAGTTCGTGGAGGATGTTAAATCGCCTCTGGAGGACATCGACATCAGGCTGGGCTTCGGGACAG GTCGTCATCTGGGCTGCTCTCAGCGGTTTGACGGCGCGGGACGAGAGTTTGCTCATGCCTGGTTCCTCGGAGACATTCATTTTGATGATGATGAACATTTCACTGTCCCAAACATGGGCAGCGGGATCAGTCTTCTCAAG GTAGCGGTTCATGAGATCGGTCATGTTTTAGGTCTTCCTCACATCTACCGGCCCGGATCCATCATGCAGCCCAGTTACCTTCCTCAGGACGCCGGCTTTGAGATCGACTGGATGGACAGAAAATCCATTCAGAGCCTGTACG GTGTGTGTAAGGGTCGCTTCAGCACTGTGTTTGACTGGATCAGGAAGGAGCAGACGCCGTACGGCGAGGTGGTGGTGCGTTTCAACACCTACTTCATGCGGGACGGCTGGTACTGGCTCTATGAGAACCGTAATAACCGGACGCGCTACGGGGATCCGGTGGCGGTGCAGCTGGGCTGGCACGGGCTTCCCTCCAGCGGTGTGGATGCTTACGTTCACGTGTGGAACCGCAAAACTGACGCTGTCTACTTCTTCAAag GTGTGCAGTACTGGCGTTATGACAGTGAGAATGATCAGGTGTTCGCTGAAGATTCAGAAGGCCACTCATATCCTCGTCTGATCTCTGAAGGCTTTCCCGGCGTGTCTGGACCAGTGGACACTGCATACTACGATCGGAGAGATGCTCACATCTACTTCTTCAAGGGCTCACAG GTGTTCAGGTTTGATGTACGCATGAACCGCTTGgctccttcttccccacaaaaactAACAGAGGTGTTTCCCGCCGTTGTCTCCGGTAACCATCCCGTCGGTAATCTGGACGCGGCATATTTCTCATACACACACAACACGGTGTTTCTGCTGAAGGGCTCGTCGTTCTGGAGAATGGTGAGCAGCAGAGATCGCAGACGGAGCGTCTCTCTGCCGCCGAACGGCCTGATGCCCCGCAGAGATGTGGAGCAGCAGTGGTTCGACATCTGTGACGTCCACAGCAGCTCTCTGAGAACCGCACGCAGATGA